In Salmo trutta chromosome 37, fSalTru1.1, whole genome shotgun sequence, the following proteins share a genomic window:
- the LOC115176420 gene encoding nuclear receptor ROR-alpha A-like isoform X2, translated as MEYEEPESPEHITTEEPIKRAQIEVIPCKICGDKSSGVHYGVITCEGCKGFFRRSQLPSVSYSCSRQSNCPIDRASRNRCQSCRLQKCVNQGMSRDAVKFGRMSKRQRESLRAEVERHRQQQQQHLQAEAQPALPYPSKACCFRTPHLLQAPVLAYSFPGEPELPPCPTDVLPYLVCSPGESQAPGLAYQGSCVSPGSGHSDERGFDSRQPSPDQTIGMGIRSYDPEDPYCPYPPSLLHIEELCDSIVRSHRDTSQFRLEDLQALRWKLFSREEIHAYQSKSIDEMWQHCAVRLTEAVQYVVEFAKRIPGFRGLGQNDQITLLKTGSMEVVLVRMSRCFNTENSTVFFDGKFASTELFKSLGCGDLMVAVFDFAHSMCALRLTEQQMALFSSLVLINSDRPCLEDRGRVHRMRRHLEVCLSHMLRRDNQESLQHKLYQKVSVLQSLCSLHVEKLHWFSQRYPLTVHSVFPPLYKELFTSDLPSVDSL; from the exons ATGGAATATGAGGAGCCCGAATCACCGGAACACATCACTACAGAAGAACCAATCAAAAGAG cTCAGATTGAGGTGATTCCCTGTAAGATCTGTGGTGATAAATCATCAGGAGTTCACTATGGAGTCATCACCTGCGAGGGCTGCAAG ggtTTTTTCCGACGTAGCCAGCTGCCGTCCGTCTCCTACTCCTGTTCCAGACAGAGtaactgtcctatagacagaGCCAGCCGCAACCGCTGCCAGAGCTGCCGACTGCAGAAGTGTGTGAACCAGGGCATGAGCCGGGATG CGGTGAAGTTTGGTCGGATGTCGAAACGTCAGCGGGAGTCTCTGCGTGCCGAGGTGGAGAGACAccgtcagcagcagcagcagcatctccAGGCAGAGGCCCAGCCCGCCCTGCCCTACCCCAGCAAGGCATGCTGTTTCCGGACACCCCACCTGCTCCAGGCCCCGGTTCTGGCCTACTCCTTCCCGGGAGAGCCAGAGCTGCCACCCTGCCCGACAGATGTGCTCCCCTACCTGGTGTGCTCCCCAGGCGAGTCCCAGGCTCCAGGTCTGGCCTACCAGGGCTCCTGTGTGTCTCCTGGCAGTGGGCACTCAGATGAAAGAG GGTTCGACTCCCGTCAGCCGTCTCCTGACCAGACAATAGGGATGGGAATTAGATCGTATGACCCAGAAGACCCCTACTGCCCTTACCCCCCCTCCCTGCTACACATAGAGGAGCTGTGTGACAGTATCGTGCGGTCCCATAGGGACACCAGTCAGTTCAGACTGGAGGATCTGCAGGCTCTGAGATGGAAGTTGTTCAGCAGAGAGGAGATTCATGCCTACCAGAGCAAG tcaaTAGATGAGATGTGGCAGCACTGTGCCGTGAGGCTGACTGAAGCAGTACAGTACGTGGTGGAGTTCGCCAAACGCATCCCAGGGTTCCGTGGGCTCGGACAGAACGACCAGATCACCCTGCTCAAGACTG gttcgATGGAGGTGGTTCTGGtcagaatgagtaggtgttttaacACAGAGAACAGCACCGTCTTCTTCGATGGGAAGTTTGCCAGCACTGAACTTTTCAAGTCTCTGG GCTGTGGTGATCTGATGGTGGCGGTGTTCGACTTTGCTCACAGTATGTGTGCCCTGAGACTGACTGAGCAGCAGATGGCTCTCTTCAGCTCACTGGTGCTCATTAACTCAG atcgcCCCTGTCTTGAGGATAGAGGCAGAGTACATAGAATGAGGAGACACTTGGAGGTATGCCTCAGCCACATGCTACGCAGAGACAACCAGGAGAGCCTTCAgcacaag CTCTACCAGAAGGTGTCAGTGTTGCAGTCTCTGTGCAGTCTGCATGTAGAGAAGCTGCACTGGTTCAGCCAGCGCTACCCGCTCACCgtccactctgtcttccctccTCTATACAAGGAGCTGTTCACCTCCGACCTGCCTTCTGTGGACTCCCTCTGA
- the LOC115176420 gene encoding nuclear receptor ROR-alpha A-like isoform X1 has protein sequence MEYEEPESPEHITTEEPIKRGDTVSKKTHLTQIEVIPCKICGDKSSGVHYGVITCEGCKGFFRRSQLPSVSYSCSRQSNCPIDRASRNRCQSCRLQKCVNQGMSRDAVKFGRMSKRQRESLRAEVERHRQQQQQHLQAEAQPALPYPSKACCFRTPHLLQAPVLAYSFPGEPELPPCPTDVLPYLVCSPGESQAPGLAYQGSCVSPGSGHSDERGFDSRQPSPDQTIGMGIRSYDPEDPYCPYPPSLLHIEELCDSIVRSHRDTSQFRLEDLQALRWKLFSREEIHAYQSKSIDEMWQHCAVRLTEAVQYVVEFAKRIPGFRGLGQNDQITLLKTGSMEVVLVRMSRCFNTENSTVFFDGKFASTELFKSLGCGDLMVAVFDFAHSMCALRLTEQQMALFSSLVLINSDRPCLEDRGRVHRMRRHLEVCLSHMLRRDNQESLQHKLYQKVSVLQSLCSLHVEKLHWFSQRYPLTVHSVFPPLYKELFTSDLPSVDSL, from the exons ATGGAATATGAGGAGCCCGAATCACCGGAACACATCACTACAGAAGAACCAATCAAAAGAG GAGACACTGTGTCCAAGAAGACTCATTTGA cTCAGATTGAGGTGATTCCCTGTAAGATCTGTGGTGATAAATCATCAGGAGTTCACTATGGAGTCATCACCTGCGAGGGCTGCAAG ggtTTTTTCCGACGTAGCCAGCTGCCGTCCGTCTCCTACTCCTGTTCCAGACAGAGtaactgtcctatagacagaGCCAGCCGCAACCGCTGCCAGAGCTGCCGACTGCAGAAGTGTGTGAACCAGGGCATGAGCCGGGATG CGGTGAAGTTTGGTCGGATGTCGAAACGTCAGCGGGAGTCTCTGCGTGCCGAGGTGGAGAGACAccgtcagcagcagcagcagcatctccAGGCAGAGGCCCAGCCCGCCCTGCCCTACCCCAGCAAGGCATGCTGTTTCCGGACACCCCACCTGCTCCAGGCCCCGGTTCTGGCCTACTCCTTCCCGGGAGAGCCAGAGCTGCCACCCTGCCCGACAGATGTGCTCCCCTACCTGGTGTGCTCCCCAGGCGAGTCCCAGGCTCCAGGTCTGGCCTACCAGGGCTCCTGTGTGTCTCCTGGCAGTGGGCACTCAGATGAAAGAG GGTTCGACTCCCGTCAGCCGTCTCCTGACCAGACAATAGGGATGGGAATTAGATCGTATGACCCAGAAGACCCCTACTGCCCTTACCCCCCCTCCCTGCTACACATAGAGGAGCTGTGTGACAGTATCGTGCGGTCCCATAGGGACACCAGTCAGTTCAGACTGGAGGATCTGCAGGCTCTGAGATGGAAGTTGTTCAGCAGAGAGGAGATTCATGCCTACCAGAGCAAG tcaaTAGATGAGATGTGGCAGCACTGTGCCGTGAGGCTGACTGAAGCAGTACAGTACGTGGTGGAGTTCGCCAAACGCATCCCAGGGTTCCGTGGGCTCGGACAGAACGACCAGATCACCCTGCTCAAGACTG gttcgATGGAGGTGGTTCTGGtcagaatgagtaggtgttttaacACAGAGAACAGCACCGTCTTCTTCGATGGGAAGTTTGCCAGCACTGAACTTTTCAAGTCTCTGG GCTGTGGTGATCTGATGGTGGCGGTGTTCGACTTTGCTCACAGTATGTGTGCCCTGAGACTGACTGAGCAGCAGATGGCTCTCTTCAGCTCACTGGTGCTCATTAACTCAG atcgcCCCTGTCTTGAGGATAGAGGCAGAGTACATAGAATGAGGAGACACTTGGAGGTATGCCTCAGCCACATGCTACGCAGAGACAACCAGGAGAGCCTTCAgcacaag CTCTACCAGAAGGTGTCAGTGTTGCAGTCTCTGTGCAGTCTGCATGTAGAGAAGCTGCACTGGTTCAGCCAGCGCTACCCGCTCACCgtccactctgtcttccctccTCTATACAAGGAGCTGTTCACCTCCGACCTGCCTTCTGTGGACTCCCTCTGA
- the LOC115176417 gene encoding acyl-coenzyme A thioesterase THEM4 isoform X1, with protein sequence MIRTGVQQMARGLCQIMGREISKGNFNNNIRQQMTPRGTIQFPWSSINSVRTMAVLPWPFSFQPRDFSLPNSSWGSDMRRLYEHYNSQCEVETDDGEKKWGVWRRLPSYNRSLKYATGGVYLSKIIQSKARLFTRNIREQGAAFEYVVFVNKQEQKCVCVFQAGHLLEGPPGHVHGGAIATMIDTVTGTHATYLSGPVMTANLNINYRSPIPLGSTVLLTCSLDKKEGRKTFVSCQVTNTDSSKLHTEATGLFLSITMGHLLGG encoded by the exons ATGATACGAACAGGAGTGCAGCAGATGGCCAGGGGACTGTGCCAAATAATGGGACGTGAAATCTCAAAGGGAaatttcaacaacaacatcagACAACAAATGACTCCAAGAGGGACTATCCAGTTTCCCTGGTCCTCTATCAACAGTGTCCGAACCATGGcg GTGCTGCCCTGGCCTTTCTCTTTCCAGCCACGGGACTTCAGCCTGCCCAACTCGTCCTGGGGCTCCGACATGAGGCGTCTGTATGAGCACTATAACAGCCAGTGTGAGGTAGAGACAGATGACGGAGAGAAGAAGTGGGGGGTCTGGAGAAGACTGCCCAGCTATAACCGCTCCCTCAAGTATGCCACAG GTGGGGTGTATCTGAGTAAGATCATTCAGTCGAAGGCGCGTCTGTTCACGCGGAACATCAGGGAGCAGGGTGCAGCGTTCGAGTACGTCGTGTTTGTCAACAAGCAGgagcagaagtgtgtgtgtgtgttccaggctgGCCACCTACTGGAGGGACCCCCGGG GCACGTCCATGGGGGGGCAATAGCTACCATGATTGACACTGTAACAGGGACCCATGCCACCTACCTCTCTGGGCCTGTCATGACTGCCAACCTCAACATCAACTACCGCAG CCCCATCCCATTGGGTAGTACAGTGCTGCTCACCTGCTCATTGGATAAGAAGGAGGGACGGAAAACCTTTGTTTCCTGTCAAGTGACCAACACGGACAGCTCCAAACTACACACAGAGGCCACAG gGCTGTTTCTGTCAATCACAATGGGACACCTATTAGGAGGATGA
- the LOC115176420 gene encoding nuclear receptor ROR-gamma-like isoform X3, which produces MMRAQIEVIPCKICGDKSSGVHYGVITCEGCKGFFRRSQLPSVSYSCSRQSNCPIDRASRNRCQSCRLQKCVNQGMSRDAVKFGRMSKRQRESLRAEVERHRQQQQQHLQAEAQPALPYPSKACCFRTPHLLQAPVLAYSFPGEPELPPCPTDVLPYLVCSPGESQAPGLAYQGSCVSPGSGHSDERGFDSRQPSPDQTIGMGIRSYDPEDPYCPYPPSLLHIEELCDSIVRSHRDTSQFRLEDLQALRWKLFSREEIHAYQSKSIDEMWQHCAVRLTEAVQYVVEFAKRIPGFRGLGQNDQITLLKTGSMEVVLVRMSRCFNTENSTVFFDGKFASTELFKSLGCGDLMVAVFDFAHSMCALRLTEQQMALFSSLVLINSDRPCLEDRGRVHRMRRHLEVCLSHMLRRDNQESLQHKLYQKVSVLQSLCSLHVEKLHWFSQRYPLTVHSVFPPLYKELFTSDLPSVDSL; this is translated from the exons ATGATGCGAG cTCAGATTGAGGTGATTCCCTGTAAGATCTGTGGTGATAAATCATCAGGAGTTCACTATGGAGTCATCACCTGCGAGGGCTGCAAG ggtTTTTTCCGACGTAGCCAGCTGCCGTCCGTCTCCTACTCCTGTTCCAGACAGAGtaactgtcctatagacagaGCCAGCCGCAACCGCTGCCAGAGCTGCCGACTGCAGAAGTGTGTGAACCAGGGCATGAGCCGGGATG CGGTGAAGTTTGGTCGGATGTCGAAACGTCAGCGGGAGTCTCTGCGTGCCGAGGTGGAGAGACAccgtcagcagcagcagcagcatctccAGGCAGAGGCCCAGCCCGCCCTGCCCTACCCCAGCAAGGCATGCTGTTTCCGGACACCCCACCTGCTCCAGGCCCCGGTTCTGGCCTACTCCTTCCCGGGAGAGCCAGAGCTGCCACCCTGCCCGACAGATGTGCTCCCCTACCTGGTGTGCTCCCCAGGCGAGTCCCAGGCTCCAGGTCTGGCCTACCAGGGCTCCTGTGTGTCTCCTGGCAGTGGGCACTCAGATGAAAGAG GGTTCGACTCCCGTCAGCCGTCTCCTGACCAGACAATAGGGATGGGAATTAGATCGTATGACCCAGAAGACCCCTACTGCCCTTACCCCCCCTCCCTGCTACACATAGAGGAGCTGTGTGACAGTATCGTGCGGTCCCATAGGGACACCAGTCAGTTCAGACTGGAGGATCTGCAGGCTCTGAGATGGAAGTTGTTCAGCAGAGAGGAGATTCATGCCTACCAGAGCAAG tcaaTAGATGAGATGTGGCAGCACTGTGCCGTGAGGCTGACTGAAGCAGTACAGTACGTGGTGGAGTTCGCCAAACGCATCCCAGGGTTCCGTGGGCTCGGACAGAACGACCAGATCACCCTGCTCAAGACTG gttcgATGGAGGTGGTTCTGGtcagaatgagtaggtgttttaacACAGAGAACAGCACCGTCTTCTTCGATGGGAAGTTTGCCAGCACTGAACTTTTCAAGTCTCTGG GCTGTGGTGATCTGATGGTGGCGGTGTTCGACTTTGCTCACAGTATGTGTGCCCTGAGACTGACTGAGCAGCAGATGGCTCTCTTCAGCTCACTGGTGCTCATTAACTCAG atcgcCCCTGTCTTGAGGATAGAGGCAGAGTACATAGAATGAGGAGACACTTGGAGGTATGCCTCAGCCACATGCTACGCAGAGACAACCAGGAGAGCCTTCAgcacaag CTCTACCAGAAGGTGTCAGTGTTGCAGTCTCTGTGCAGTCTGCATGTAGAGAAGCTGCACTGGTTCAGCCAGCGCTACCCGCTCACCgtccactctgtcttccctccTCTATACAAGGAGCTGTTCACCTCCGACCTGCCTTCTGTGGACTCCCTCTGA
- the LOC115176417 gene encoding acyl-coenzyme A thioesterase THEM4 isoform X2, producing the protein MARGLCQIMGREISKGNFNNNIRQQMTPRGTIQFPWSSINSVRTMAVLPWPFSFQPRDFSLPNSSWGSDMRRLYEHYNSQCEVETDDGEKKWGVWRRLPSYNRSLKYATGGVYLSKIIQSKARLFTRNIREQGAAFEYVVFVNKQEQKCVCVFQAGHLLEGPPGHVHGGAIATMIDTVTGTHATYLSGPVMTANLNINYRSPIPLGSTVLLTCSLDKKEGRKTFVSCQVTNTDSSKLHTEATGLFLSITMGHLLGG; encoded by the exons ATGGCCAGGGGACTGTGCCAAATAATGGGACGTGAAATCTCAAAGGGAaatttcaacaacaacatcagACAACAAATGACTCCAAGAGGGACTATCCAGTTTCCCTGGTCCTCTATCAACAGTGTCCGAACCATGGcg GTGCTGCCCTGGCCTTTCTCTTTCCAGCCACGGGACTTCAGCCTGCCCAACTCGTCCTGGGGCTCCGACATGAGGCGTCTGTATGAGCACTATAACAGCCAGTGTGAGGTAGAGACAGATGACGGAGAGAAGAAGTGGGGGGTCTGGAGAAGACTGCCCAGCTATAACCGCTCCCTCAAGTATGCCACAG GTGGGGTGTATCTGAGTAAGATCATTCAGTCGAAGGCGCGTCTGTTCACGCGGAACATCAGGGAGCAGGGTGCAGCGTTCGAGTACGTCGTGTTTGTCAACAAGCAGgagcagaagtgtgtgtgtgtgttccaggctgGCCACCTACTGGAGGGACCCCCGGG GCACGTCCATGGGGGGGCAATAGCTACCATGATTGACACTGTAACAGGGACCCATGCCACCTACCTCTCTGGGCCTGTCATGACTGCCAACCTCAACATCAACTACCGCAG CCCCATCCCATTGGGTAGTACAGTGCTGCTCACCTGCTCATTGGATAAGAAGGAGGGACGGAAAACCTTTGTTTCCTGTCAAGTGACCAACACGGACAGCTCCAAACTACACACAGAGGCCACAG gGCTGTTTCTGTCAATCACAATGGGACACCTATTAGGAGGATGA
- the LOC115176417 gene encoding acyl-coenzyme A thioesterase THEM4 isoform X3 translates to MIRTGVQQMARGLCQIMGREISKGNFNNNIRQQMTPRGTIQFPWSSINSVRTMAVLPWPFSFQPRDFSLPNSSWGSDMRRLYEHYNSQCEVETDDGEKKWGVWRRLPSYNRSLKYATGGVYLSKIIQSKARLFTRNIREQGAAFEHVHGGAIATMIDTVTGTHATYLSGPVMTANLNINYRSPIPLGSTVLLTCSLDKKEGRKTFVSCQVTNTDSSKLHTEATGLFLSITMGHLLGG, encoded by the exons ATGATACGAACAGGAGTGCAGCAGATGGCCAGGGGACTGTGCCAAATAATGGGACGTGAAATCTCAAAGGGAaatttcaacaacaacatcagACAACAAATGACTCCAAGAGGGACTATCCAGTTTCCCTGGTCCTCTATCAACAGTGTCCGAACCATGGcg GTGCTGCCCTGGCCTTTCTCTTTCCAGCCACGGGACTTCAGCCTGCCCAACTCGTCCTGGGGCTCCGACATGAGGCGTCTGTATGAGCACTATAACAGCCAGTGTGAGGTAGAGACAGATGACGGAGAGAAGAAGTGGGGGGTCTGGAGAAGACTGCCCAGCTATAACCGCTCCCTCAAGTATGCCACAG GTGGGGTGTATCTGAGTAAGATCATTCAGTCGAAGGCGCGTCTGTTCACGCGGAACATCAGGGAGCAGGGTGCAGCGTTCGA GCACGTCCATGGGGGGGCAATAGCTACCATGATTGACACTGTAACAGGGACCCATGCCACCTACCTCTCTGGGCCTGTCATGACTGCCAACCTCAACATCAACTACCGCAG CCCCATCCCATTGGGTAGTACAGTGCTGCTCACCTGCTCATTGGATAAGAAGGAGGGACGGAAAACCTTTGTTTCCTGTCAAGTGACCAACACGGACAGCTCCAAACTACACACAGAGGCCACAG gGCTGTTTCTGTCAATCACAATGGGACACCTATTAGGAGGATGA